The Primulina eburnea isolate SZY01 chromosome 12, ASM2296580v1, whole genome shotgun sequence genome includes the window TTCCCGTGGACGTTCTCGACAGAAGGGACTACTCTAAGAAATGATTCCTTCTACAAGATCATCCAGATATATACCGACCTACAATTCATCTTTCACATCAGATTCCAGTTCTTCTTCTTCAGTCTGAGAAGGAGATTCTGTTTCTTTTCCTATGGATTCAGTCTCGGTTTCTTCAACATCATCTTCCTCCTCGACTATTGCATCAGGGCTGATGTTGAGACTGTTTTTCACTGAACTGTAGATTCGGCCAGCAAAATCCTTTGGATCGTTGAGTATGAATCCACTTTCCATAAGGGCTGTTTGATACATAAGTTGTGCTGTCTGCTTAACGCTTTCATCCTGTGGTAGAAatcaaacaaaattttctccttTGAGTACAAGTAGCAACATCACAAATAAGAAAAACCAAGTTTTTCATTGAGTCGAAATACCTCAGGATCTTTCACCACTCTCTCCCGAAGCTCCTTGATAATAGGGTGTCGTGGGTTAATTTCGAGCACCCTCTTTCCACGCATGTAAGCTTGCTTATTTGCATCTGACAGCGTTTGAGACTGCATGATCCTTTCCATGTTTGAGCTCCAACCATATTTTGAGGTCACTACAACACATGGGGAGTCAGCTAAACGGTTGCTTATCTTCACATCATCCACGTTCTCGCTGACGAGAGCACCCTTCCACCATTTGGTCAGATCCTTGAATGACTCCTTCAGTTCTTTATCTTTCGAATCCTTTCCAATTTTCAGACCTTCTTTTGACACATTCTGGAATTTCTTGTCCTCGTAATCCATTAAATATTGCATCAGATATTCATCTACAGGATCAGTGAAGAAAATAACCTGTAACCACAACGTGGGTATAACTTGTGAAAGCAAGCAAAAAACCATTACAGGACTGGAGGAGGTGGCCACCGTGAACCAAGTTAGCAAATCAGTATGATAAAATCAAGGCCTACCTCAtaattcttctttgtcaatctCTCGAGAAATGGGGATTTCTCCAACTGTTCCTTGCTTGTTCCAGTAATATAAAAGATATCCTTCTGCCCTGATTTCATTCTTGATATGTATTGGTCCAGTGAGGTTAATTTACCATCTGATTTGGTTCTGCACAGACCGTACATCAGAGTTGAAAAAATACAATTGCCACCCCACAgaagaataaaaataaaaaatgtatagtCAAGCTACGAACTTACGTCTCAAATCGAAGAAGTTTCGCCAAGCGGTTTCTGTTAGTGGCATCCTCGATAATACCAAGCTTAATTGACTTGCCAAATTCATTCCAAAATTTAGAGTATTGACCTTTCTTTTCATTGTCGTCATCCGATTCTTCAACATCTGCAGCAGCATCAAATTTCAGAGTATAAGCAAAACCATGTGACATAAAATTTTTATCGGATCAGAATAGAAACTAGAAATATCTTAATCGTATGATaggattttgttcttcaaattaAGAATTACAAGAATACAACTTCTTTGCATCACCacaaatacttttttttttcatttaattgACTTGCCGACTTGAGGGATACATCTCTTTCCACCTCTAAAAGTACCTAATCCTACGAGTCTGTACCTTTCTTCTCTTTATCATTAGACTCATCGGGGTCCTCATCAGCAAGTTTGCGGATCATATCGAGGGCCTTGCGAATAAGTTTTTTCTTAATAGTTTTCAAGCTGCTGTGTTGCTGCAGCATTTCTCTCGATACATTAAGTGGTAAAGTATCAGAATCAACAAGACCCTGGTCACATAAAAACCGAATAGTCATAAAAATCAGGCCAGCAAGCACATCTTCGCTGGAATAAAATCTTCTCCTTTTTAGAGAACAAAATTACCTTCAAGAAGTTCAGATACTTGGGTAGAAGATCATCAAATTCATCTGAGATAAAGACCCGTCTTACATATAATTTCAAGTTGGATATCTTGGAGTTGTAGTAACTCTCGTATAAATCCTGAGGTGCCTTGGGTGGCACAAACAACACAGCCTTGAACTCGACATCACCTTCTGCATTGAAGTGACTCCATGCTAGAGGCTTTTCATCACTGAAGTCCTGCTAGTTGGAATAAATGTAGCTCAAATTTAAAAAAGATCAATCATTGCGTATCAAAGACCTTTGTCCACATGGGGCCCATTAGAATTTGGCAGCACCTACCTTGGCCAGAGAGTGATAAAATTTCTGGTATTCTTCATCAGTAACTTCTTTGGGATTCCGCAACCATACAGCTTTCATATCATTCAAAAGTTCCCACTCATGGGTCGTTTTCTTTACTTTCTTCATCTTGGGTTtcttctcatcctcttctttcTCAGCATCGTCTTCCTCCCCTTCACCCTCAGATGATTTACTTTCAGCTGTTAATGGAGCACATTACTTAGAGAGAAAATGAGCAACCACTAGAAACTAAGTCAACTTAAAAATTACTTAAGCTAGACATAGGTAAAAAATTTGCACAATTATTTAGAAGAACACACAGATGATCTATCATACATGTTTCCTCTTCGTCACTCGACTCATCATCCTCAACAGGGACCTCTTCATCCACTTCTTTGCTAGCCCAGAGCTGGATCGGGAAGTTGATAAATTCAGAATACCTTTTGACCAATTCCTATAATGCAACAAAAAAGCGTTTCAAACATGATGAAACATCAGGTAAATTACGATAaaccaaaaaaagaaaagaaaagaaaaatgcaaaTGAATTTATGCATTCCCCTACAATGTAAACCTAGGATAATGATCATTTGAAGTCCCTTACCTTTAACTTGTTCTCATCTAAATATTCCTGAGATTCATCTCTGAGGTGCAACCTAATTTCTGTTCCCCGTCCAAGTGGCTCATTCCAAACATCTTCAGAAATGGCAAAAGCCCCATCAGCCTTTGACTCCCATACATGCCTGGGAAAagtcaaaatttcaaaaaatcgtGTCACTTAAGATAAGATAATAATAACCTGATAAATATATGAAAACATAACTACAACACATACTGTTTATCCTCGTTATGTTTGCTAATCACTTCAACGTAATCAGCCACAAGATATACAGAGTAGAATCCAACACCAAATTGCCCAATAAGGTTAAGATCTCCACTTGTTTGCATTTTTTCCACAAATGCTGTAGAAAACAATCATTGAAAGTTAAAAAAACAAGGAAATTCTGATCTGTAAAAGCATTAAATGTTAAACCATCAGACATAATACACTAATACACACCTGAAGTTCCAGATTTAGCAATGGTTCCCAAATTCTTGATCAAATCCTCCTTTGTCATTCCAATACCTCTGTCCCGTATTGAAagtattttcttttctttatccAATGTAATCTGCATTTCATTTATTCACTGGCTTTATGATAAGTAGTGTCCattaattttcagaaaaaatatatttattgcaCAATATATTCAAGTACAATATGATGTCCATAAAATTCTATTATGACTACATAACGGACTCCAGAGTACTTTCCTGAAAATCTACAAAAAATATTCTTTAAAGCAACGGAAAAAATTGCTTCATGCATTAGCGCTACCATAAACATAATAATGTTTAAAGGCTTCCTAAGAAATGCTCGATAAAAATTTGACGAAACTCATTACTGTAACCGAATTACCACGGACCTGAATCTCGAGCTTCGTATCATCACCTTCACCCAAAATTTCTTTGTCAGTGAGTGACAGGAATCTAATCTTGTCCAGTGCCTGAATTATCAACAAACACAAATCAAACACAAGCTCTTTCTCACACATGTCGTAAATAATATCACACAACAAAAAGGGAAAATCACACAAAGGGTAACAAAAAAAGACTCACATCAGAAGCATTCGAGATCAATTCTCTCAAGAAAATATCTTTATTGCTGTAAAGTGAGTTGATGATGATGTCCATAAGTCGTGAAACTTCAGCCTGGAATTGAAACTTCTCCGCATGGGCACGAAGAGTTTTTCTTGATATGGACTCAGATTCTCTAAATGACAACAACAGCAAATCACAAATCAGAATATAGGTTGATGAGCTAAAGTAATAAACATCATTTACATGAATTATAAtagataaatttaataatacCTCTTAACAACATCAGAATCTGTAGATAATCCGTGGGGAACAGCTCCAATCTTATCTTCCACTTTTGGTGGATCAACAGGAGCATCCACATCGACTTCTGCATTTGCATGTAATTTCCTACCTGCGAGTTTTAAATTCAGTTCCACAACTCGAATTaagcaacatcaatatcatttcAAACAAATCCTAGGCATAGAACACAACAGAACATCACTAATAATTTCAAGGATTGCAGTACTTGTTCGACGTAACCAGAAGAGTTGGACTCTCAACAGTATCGAGAAATCATGcctcaaatcaaaacatttcTCAGTAAAAGAGCAACACCACTCCCCGATCGCAGCAAGCAGCAATCAGGGACATCATACTTATCTAGTAGCGATGAGTACTACTAAATGCTCAACTACGTTGTTGGAACTCTCAACAGTATCGAGAAATCATgcctcaaatcaaaacatatcTCAGTAAAAGAGCAACAACACTCCCCGATCGCAGCAAGCAGCAATCAGGGACATCATACTTATCTAGTAGCGATGAATACTACTAAATGCTCAACTACGTTGTTTGAACTCGTTTCGATTTAATCCTATTGCATAAGCCTTTACGATAAACATAGATCCATTAAAATAAGCTCAAAAAATTCACACAATAGATGTATTTCAACCAGATCTCACAATTAAACATCTACAAGCATCGAATGACAAGTGAACCCAATAATTAgaagcaaaacaaaaaaaaatcatcacAAAACATGATTATGTACCTTGATCCGGAAGAAGAAACAGAAGACATAACAAGAAGAGAACGGAAGGGATCGCCCACTTCCTCATTGTGCTAATTTCTATTCAATCTCAGGTCAGATTCAGTAGTTAGTACTTAGGATTTTTGGGTGAGTGATTTGAGTAATGTTATATAGTGAGGGTTTTAGTAGCGCTGCCACGACTTACAGCGTTCTGATTGGTTTGGATATGCCAGCGTGGAATATCAGACGGTTCAGATAAGCTCATTTCCATGTGGTTAGTTTTGATTGGTGGAGACACGTGGAGAGGTTTTCGGATTCTGGAAGCGTCGGAGGAGAAACTGATCTTGTTAATCATGAATGGTTAAATTATAATGAGCTCGCCTgacaaatttatgggatatttagCTACATGAcaccaaattttcaaaaaattgaacactttttttaaaattggtATGAAATGTCAAAATTGACCCCATATATACTGTATATCCAAAATTAAggtattatatttatatgtaaataattaatttattacttACACGGGTCAAAAAAAGAGATAAAGAAGCCCTACCCATGTTAACCCATATTCTCTATATTCTCTCTATACCCATGTTATCCACCTTTCCATTTCTAACAGCAAGGTCCATGTTCTTGGATTAATGGACTATAATTTTGTCTTTTGAGGCAATTAATTAATTGACAATACAGAAGGAAGGTCGTTtacttaaataaaaattatttaagattATTAACCAAATTAGCTTTCCGACGGAGGTTATAAAACTAAATGCCCCCAAATTTATTCGGCTTtccttaaaaaaattcaaacttgAATGTTAAGCATCAATTATGCAATatgtattcatataatataaaataatgcaaatgaTTTCattttaatgttttatattatgtTCATAAGCACAACGCATGCAGGAAATGAATTATTGTTCAAGGAGGGTTTTCAGGCAATTTTAGAAATTAACGCATGAAATTTCGTGTGTTTTAGCACCAATACCTTATGAATTCTTGATGACAATGTTGAATTGTTGATATAAAGTAACACGCAATTGTGAAAATATTAATTACAGTATTAAAAATATGGGGAATTTTAGGGATTCACACTTTAATAATGTTTTCTTTATGATACTGAATAAGCTATTTTTTAATGCCTCGCCCACCACAGTAACAAGAATTAAAGAAAAAACCAACGACTCAAACAATGAAAGCAAAAGCAGAATAAAATGAATCCCTCATAGCCTCAAAAGATGTCTGATGACAATTATTTCACAATTTGTCACGTAACTATATGTTATGCTATATACAAGAGCCAGACGACAAGGTTCCTGTGACGCTTAACATATGTAACAATCTGAGAAATGTATATCCAAAACAAATATCGCCCTAAATTAACAGAAACTAAAATAATGTCTGCCGATTGCTCGACCACTAACTCAGATGTAAATCTTTCTCCTTGAGCTAAAAATATTGCTATATAAAACCATAAACATATTCTGGTCGGTCCTCATCTGATTCCAAGAAAAGAAGACCAGAAATTTAAAATCTATTTCCATGGTGGtgtataatttctaaaagggtAATGTTCCAATCCATTATCTGGTTCTTTTCGCTTCCCACTGATGTCTGAACCGACGGTGGGTAAGGTATTAGACGTCAGCTGATCATCCATTAAATTGACTGGGCCTAAATTTAAGAAATCTCTGAGGACTAGAGGCTCCCTACCTCCATCTTTAATCATCACTCCAGAGTTCAGATCGAAACTGCTCCCTGAAGCTCCATCTACTGGAATTGAGCTCATGATGTTTAATACGAATGGCCGTTGAGAGAAACCATCACCTGCAATTTGGGGAATAATAGGTGATCGTCTAGAATCTACAATGTAAGGAATTGCTAATCCAGAGCCATATGAAGAGGAGGAGAAAGGCAAAGCAGCAACTGCCGGGACAGGTGCAACGTTATTGTAACCATAAACTGACGAATGGGCATATGGAAGAACAGATCCAATCGCAAAACAAGTCTCTGTTCTACCCACTTTTACATCGAATGTATGCTCTGGAGTTCGGCCATTTGGAAAGGGTATCGTTTGTGGAACAGGATCTTTGGGATTGATCTTCACTCTTGCTCCCATGATGGAAATTATGAACCCGTCTGTTTCAGTACCCCCTGAAACATTCACATTACTTAAACAGGAAATATCATAAGAATCATTTGGAAAATTTGGTTGATCATTCAGATCAATAATGCTTAAAGGCTGCATTGATGATGCTGATGAAGAATGAGACTGATGTTGGTCATTTTCTTGGGGAAAGAGGTGTCCTGTCCTCCAATCTGATGGAACTCCGTCGTCTTCACTTGTAAGATTCAGATCCAAATCATGACGTTCAGATTTTCTCGAGTCTGTTTCCACAGAAGATTCCCCAGAAGGAAGACTGGAATACACAGGAACATGTTTATAATGCAACAGGTCTCTAGTATTGCCATCTCCACTCTCAGTGACATTCAGATCAATTTCACGAAATCCTCGTGGCGGCTTCGGAGTGCTACTGATAACCCCAACAGTAAGATCCTCATTGCTCTTAGTACTTTGACCAAGTGATGCAGGAAGAAAATCACTTTTGTCAACTGAACCTTTCCAGCCAAGATTGCCCTCAAACTGAACGGGAGAAACAGGGAGTCCAGGAGCGGCCACCTCCCCCGAAGCAGAAAGAATAGATGTCGCTCCAGTTTGATTCTCAGaacaatcaatatcttctgagcAAACTTCCTGATTCAAGTCAAATTTACATGGGGCTTTTTCTGCACTGGCTTCTTCATGAGCAACCTCAGTGACTTGAGAGGTTTCCATATCTTGGGGGCTACTTGTCTGTGCCATGCCTGGGTTTTCGATGCAAGCTGCAAACTTTTGCACTGGTGAAGCTTCAGCAGTCAACTCTGGGATATTCGTCATATGTAATCCCCTACTATCATGGGATTGATTTGCATTTACAGGGTCCAGGTTATCAGGCTGCCTAATATTACCATCAGGTGGTTTCTCAGAACTGAAACTTTGTTCTTCGGAATCAACAGCTTCTCTCACCACTTCTATGGAAACTTGGCAAGAAAGGTCTAGAGATGAACTTCTGCATTTGTTTTCATGACTGCCATCATCAGTATCTTTTCCACCAGAATCAATTTTCTTTGAATCAATAAAAGGTGGACCTTCATCACAAGAATTTTTCTTCTCGTGTTCCATTACAGAATTATTTGCATCTGCAACATCAGTACTTGAAGACGAAGCTTTGTATTCTGATTTCTTAGATTCTTCGAGAGAGATTAACTTCTCAGATGAACATTCAATCTTTCGGGCATGTATCAAATCACCAGTTGACTCCAACTTAGAAAACTCCGCAAGTCCATCATGCATATCTTGTCTTGGAACAGCAGTAATACATGATTCAACCAATGTAGTGCCAACTGACTCACACGTAGAAAAACCAACGGAAGGTTCAGAAAGAGGTGGAACGACTTGATCTGAAGCTCTGTCATCCCCATTTGGGCTATCTAATATTTTGTTCGAATTGCATGCACCAAAAACTGGACCAGGATGAAGGGCTTCAGAAACTGTCGGTGGCACTTGTTCATCTGTAGTTGAATCCTGGCCCTTCTCCAGACCAGAAAAATCACAGGACAGAGAAGAATATCTCGAAGGTGATTTTGAACCGTCACAACCTCTTTGAACATGTTCACTTTCATCCATTTCATCATCAGATAATGCTCCAACTTTCTCAGCTGATACAGAGTCAACACCGTCTCTTTTACATTTCCAGCTTTCAAACAGCAGTCGAGCCTTACCTTGTA containing:
- the LOC140806995 gene encoding uncharacterized protein, with the protein product MMLDNFFTLTEMNHGLTSPSRVMELVAVMQKGRSGTVNVGDTIRQWSAVASAIAATENKDCLDLFIQLDGVQFIDKWLKDVQKFNNDSDKSFPEETIIHLLEALETLHMSYENLIASEIWVTVEDLLVHGSSKLQGKARLLFESWKCKRDGVDSVSAEKVGALSDDEMDESEHVQRGCDGSKSPSRYSSLSCDFSGLEKGQDSTTDEQVPPTVSEALHPGPVFGACNSNKILDSPNGDDRASDQVVPPLSEPSVGFSTCESVGTTLVESCITAVPRQDMHDGLAEFSKLESTGDLIHARKIECSSEKLISLEESKKSEYKASSSSTDVADANNSVMEHEKKNSCDEGPPFIDSKKIDSGGKDTDDGSHENKCRSSSLDLSCQVSIEVVREAVDSEEQSFSSEKPPDGNIRQPDNLDPVNANQSHDSRGLHMTNIPELTAEASPVQKFAACIENPGMAQTSSPQDMETSQVTEVAHEEASAEKAPCKFDLNQEVCSEDIDCSENQTGATSILSASGEVAAPGLPVSPVQFEGNLGWKGSVDKSDFLPASLGQSTKSNEDLTVGVISSTPKPPRGFREIDLNVTESGDGNTRDLLHYKHVPVYSSLPSGESSVETDSRKSERHDLDLNLTSEDDGVPSDWRTGHLFPQENDQHQSHSSSASSMQPLSIIDLNDQPNFPNDSYDISCLSNVNVSGGTETDGFIISIMGARVKINPKDPVPQTIPFPNGRTPEHTFDVKVGRTETCFAIGSVLPYAHSSVYGYNNVAPVPAVAALPFSSSSYGSGLAIPYIVDSRRSPIIPQIAGDGFSQRPFVLNIMSSIPVDGASGSSFDLNSGVMIKDGGREPLVLRDFLNLGPVNLMDDQLTSNTLPTVGSDISGKRKEPDNGLEHYPFRNYTPPWK
- the LOC140807046 gene encoding endoplasmin homolog, whose product is MRKWAIPSVLFLLCLLFLLPDQGRKLHANAEVDVDAPVDPPKVEDKIGAVPHGLSTDSDVVKRESESISRKTLRAHAEKFQFQAEVSRLMDIIINSLYSNKDIFLRELISNASDALDKIRFLSLTDKEILGEGDDTKLEIQITLDKEKKILSIRDRGIGMTKEDLIKNLGTIAKSGTSAFVEKMQTSGDLNLIGQFGVGFYSVYLVADYVEVISKHNEDKQHVWESKADGAFAISEDVWNEPLGRGTEIRLHLRDESQEYLDENKLKELVKRYSEFINFPIQLWASKEVDEEVPVEDDESSDEEETSESKSSEGEGEEDDAEKEEDEKKPKMKKVKKTTHEWELLNDMKAVWLRNPKEVTDEEYQKFYHSLAKDFSDEKPLAWSHFNAEGDVEFKAVLFVPPKAPQDLYESYYNSKISNLKLYVRRVFISDEFDDLLPKYLNFLKGLVDSDTLPLNVSREMLQQHSSLKTIKKKLIRKALDMIRKLADEDPDESNDKEKKDVEESDDDNEKKGQYSKFWNEFGKSIKLGIIEDATNRNRLAKLLRFETTKSDGKLTSLDQYISRMKSGQKDIFYITGTSKEQLEKSPFLERLTKKNYEVIFFTDPVDEYLMQYLMDYEDKKFQNVSKEGLKIGKDSKDKELKESFKDLTKWWKGALVSENVDDVKISNRLADSPCVVVTSKYGWSSNMERIMQSQTLSDANKQAYMRGKRVLEINPRHPIIKELRERVVKDPEDESVKQTAQLMYQTALMESGFILNDPKDFAGRIYSSVKNSLNISPDAIVEEEDDVEETETESIGKETESPSQTEEEELESDVKDEL